The following proteins are encoded in a genomic region of Hymenobacter siberiensis:
- a CDS encoding class I SAM-dependent methyltransferase: MDYPLPEAARRYVAAHLHDDPAHLALQARRHPGLPVPELVRQIQARQKARAKLPAWADNLELIFPPALSVEQASSARTAAFKANLVDGQRLADLTGGFGADSAAFAARVAQVDYVERDPALAEVVRYNFGKLGIDNVTINAADAVAFLKSTPHHYDWLYLDPARRDTAARKIFLLRDCEPDVAKLLPLLLHKADKVLLKTSPMLDIEHAVQGLAHVRRLWVVAVDNEVKEVLYELGQEPAVDPERYALNLRRDGTQQEFRLNRAREARAIPRYAEAQQYLYEPNAAVLKAGAFRSIGTAFELLKLHQHSHLYTSDVLRADFPGRVFKILAVEKADGAALKAHLGPEARAHVTTRNFPDSVADFRRRTGIREGGEVYLFATTDLRSRPVVLVCEKLTPPVNGLA, encoded by the coding sequence ATGGACTACCCCTTGCCCGAAGCGGCCCGGCGGTACGTGGCCGCGCACCTGCACGACGACCCCGCCCACCTGGCCCTCCAAGCCCGCCGCCACCCCGGCCTCCCCGTTCCTGAACTGGTGCGCCAGATTCAGGCCCGCCAAAAAGCCCGCGCCAAGCTCCCCGCCTGGGCCGATAACCTGGAACTGATTTTCCCGCCCGCCCTATCCGTCGAGCAGGCGTCGTCGGCCCGCACGGCGGCTTTCAAGGCCAATCTGGTCGACGGGCAGCGCCTGGCCGACCTCACCGGCGGCTTCGGGGCCGACTCGGCCGCCTTTGCCGCCCGCGTGGCGCAGGTCGACTACGTGGAGCGCGACCCCGCGCTGGCGGAAGTAGTGCGCTATAATTTCGGCAAGCTCGGTATTGATAATGTGACCATTAATGCCGCCGATGCGGTGGCATTTCTGAAAAGCACGCCGCATCATTACGACTGGCTCTACCTCGACCCGGCCCGGCGCGACACCGCCGCCCGCAAGATTTTCCTACTGCGCGACTGCGAGCCCGACGTAGCGAAGCTGTTGCCCCTGCTGCTGCACAAGGCCGATAAGGTGCTACTCAAAACCTCGCCCATGCTTGATATTGAGCACGCGGTGCAGGGCCTGGCCCATGTGCGCCGCCTCTGGGTAGTGGCCGTGGATAATGAGGTCAAGGAAGTGCTCTACGAGCTGGGTCAGGAGCCCGCCGTAGACCCCGAGCGCTATGCCCTGAACCTGCGCCGCGACGGCACCCAGCAGGAATTCCGCCTCAACCGTGCCCGCGAGGCCCGCGCCATCCCCCGCTACGCCGAGGCCCAGCAGTACCTCTACGAGCCCAACGCGGCCGTGCTCAAGGCGGGCGCATTCCGCAGCATCGGCACGGCGTTCGAGCTGCTCAAGCTGCACCAGCACAGCCACCTTTATACCTCTGATGTGTTGCGGGCCGATTTTCCGGGCCGGGTCTTCAAAATCCTGGCCGTGGAAAAGGCCGATGGCGCAGCCCTCAAAGCCCACCTGGGGCCAGAGGCGCGCGCCCACGTCACCACCCGCAATTTCCCGGATTCGGTGGCCGATTTCCGCCGGCGCACCGGCATCCGCGAGGGCGGCGAAGTTTACCTGTTTGCTACCACCGACCTACGCAGCCGGCCAGTGGTGCTGGTGTGCGAAAAGCTCACGCCCCCGGTGAATGGCTTGGCCTGA
- a CDS encoding SDR family NAD(P)-dependent oxidoreductase yields the protein MRFTDKVCLVTGGTSGIGRACCVRLGAEGGTVIALGRDKAEGAETVRLITKAGGKALFIACELSKPRAITATVNKVLARYHRIDVLVCNAAMMTFDHLVDLPLTQWDLLMLVNLRSLAQLTQLCLPHMPAGSSIVAISSVHAHQTTANVVPYATSKGALEAFVRGMSLELDRKQTRINAVAPGAVDTPMLWSNPNVKNGTEKIDEAAVGTPEELAAAIAFMASSEASFVHGTTLVVDGGRLAQL from the coding sequence ATGCGTTTTACAGATAAAGTGTGCCTGGTAACGGGTGGAACCTCCGGCATCGGCCGGGCCTGCTGCGTGCGGCTGGGAGCCGAGGGCGGCACCGTAATAGCCCTGGGCCGCGACAAAGCCGAGGGCGCCGAAACCGTGCGCCTCATCACCAAAGCCGGCGGCAAGGCCCTGTTTATAGCCTGCGAGCTGAGCAAGCCCCGCGCCATTACCGCCACCGTGAACAAAGTACTGGCCAGGTATCACCGCATCGACGTGCTGGTGTGCAACGCGGCCATGATGACCTTTGACCACCTCGTAGACCTGCCACTGACGCAGTGGGACCTGCTGATGCTGGTGAACCTGCGTTCGCTGGCCCAACTCACCCAGCTTTGCCTGCCGCATATGCCGGCCGGCAGCTCCATCGTGGCCATCAGCTCGGTGCACGCCCACCAAACCACGGCCAACGTAGTGCCCTACGCCACCAGCAAAGGTGCCCTCGAAGCCTTCGTGCGCGGCATGAGCCTGGAGCTCGACCGCAAGCAGACCCGCATCAATGCCGTAGCCCCCGGAGCCGTAGACACGCCCATGCTCTGGAGCAACCCCAATGTGAAAAACGGCACCGAAAAAATCGATGAAGCCGCCGTGGGCACCCCCGAGGAACTGGCCGCCGCCATTGCCTTCATGGCCTCATCAGAAGCCAGCTTTGTGCACGGCACCACGCTGGTGGTGGACGGCGGCCGGCTGGCGCAGCTATAA
- the metK gene encoding methionine adenosyltransferase encodes MPYLFTSESVSEGHPDKVADQISDAILDEYLRQDPTAKVACETLVTTDFALVAGEIKSTAHVDAEPIIRETIRRIGYNKPEYLFNADTCEVMNRLHEQSPDINQGVERAKDEDQGAGDQGMMFGYASHETANYMPLALDLSHRLLQELAAIRREGTVMPYLRPDAKSQVTIRYSDDHKPEAIDTIVISTQHDEFDASESVMLDKIKADVLAILIPRVKAGLSADAQALFTDKITYHINPTGKFVIGGPHGDSGLTGRKIIVDTYGGKGAHGGGAFSGKDSSKVDRSAAYAARHIAKNLVAAGVADQVLVQVAYAIGVAQPVGVFVTTYGTIKVKNAAGQPLSDGEVAEKVNKLFDLRPYAIVKRFGLQNPIFAQSAAYGHMGRQPGTVDVVMPNGEKKTFETFTWEKLDYVPQIKAEFGLN; translated from the coding sequence ATGCCCTATCTGTTCACTTCCGAATCGGTTTCGGAAGGCCATCCCGATAAAGTTGCCGACCAGATTTCCGACGCCATCCTCGATGAGTATTTGCGCCAGGACCCCACTGCCAAAGTAGCCTGTGAAACCCTCGTAACGACCGATTTTGCCCTCGTAGCCGGCGAAATTAAGTCCACAGCCCACGTCGATGCCGAGCCCATCATCCGCGAAACCATTCGCCGCATTGGCTACAACAAGCCGGAGTATCTTTTCAACGCCGACACCTGCGAGGTGATGAACCGCCTGCACGAGCAGTCGCCCGACATCAACCAGGGCGTGGAGCGCGCCAAGGATGAAGACCAGGGCGCCGGCGACCAGGGCATGATGTTCGGCTACGCCAGCCACGAAACGGCCAACTACATGCCGCTGGCCCTTGACCTCTCGCACCGCCTGCTGCAGGAGCTGGCCGCCATCCGGCGCGAAGGCACGGTCATGCCTTACCTGCGCCCCGACGCCAAGAGCCAGGTAACCATCCGTTACTCGGACGACCACAAGCCCGAGGCCATCGATACCATCGTCATCAGCACCCAGCACGACGAGTTTGATGCCTCCGAGAGCGTGATGCTGGACAAAATCAAAGCCGATGTGCTGGCCATTCTTATCCCGCGCGTGAAAGCCGGCTTGAGCGCCGATGCCCAGGCGCTGTTTACCGATAAAATCACCTACCACATCAACCCCACGGGCAAGTTCGTCATCGGTGGTCCCCACGGCGATTCCGGCCTCACCGGCCGCAAAATCATCGTGGATACCTACGGCGGCAAGGGCGCGCACGGTGGCGGCGCCTTCTCCGGCAAAGACTCCTCCAAAGTAGACCGTTCGGCGGCTTACGCGGCCCGCCACATTGCCAAAAACCTGGTGGCCGCCGGCGTGGCCGACCAAGTGCTGGTGCAAGTAGCCTACGCCATCGGCGTGGCCCAGCCCGTGGGCGTATTTGTGACCACCTACGGCACCATCAAGGTGAAAAACGCTGCAGGCCAGCCCCTCTCCGACGGCGAAGTAGCCGAGAAAGTAAATAAGCTGTTCGACCTGCGCCCCTACGCCATCGTGAAGCGCTTCGGCTTGCAAAACCCCATCTTCGCCCAGTCGGCGGCTTACGGCCACATGGGCCGCCAGCCCGGCACGGTGGACGTAGTGATGCCCAACGGCGAGAAGAAAACCTTCGAAACCTTCACCTGGGAAAAGCTCGACTACGTGCCCCAGATTAAGGCCGAGTTTGGACTCAATTAG
- the hpf gene encoding ribosome hibernation-promoting factor, HPF/YfiA family, whose protein sequence is MKIQMHSVHFDADQKLLDFVQQRLNKLETFYDKVTEGEVIMRLNNKDGIDNKTIEIKLLVPGNILFSTEDAASFEAAADAATDSLRRQITKHKEKTLTH, encoded by the coding sequence ATGAAAATTCAGATGCATTCGGTGCACTTCGACGCCGACCAGAAATTGCTTGATTTTGTTCAGCAACGCTTGAATAAGCTGGAAACTTTTTATGACAAGGTTACCGAAGGCGAAGTCATTATGCGCCTCAACAATAAAGATGGTATTGACAACAAAACCATCGAGATAAAGCTGCTGGTGCCCGGCAACATCCTGTTCAGTACGGAAGATGCTGCTTCCTTCGAAGCCGCCGCCGATGCCGCTACTGATAGCCTGCGCCGCCAGATTACGAAGCACAAAGAGAAAACGCTGACGCACTAA
- a CDS encoding tyrosine-type recombinase/integrase, which produces MDAFLGFLRFERRYSPHTLVSYQTDLGQFAAYLKSAYELADPAQATHPLIRGWVVELMQENLDPRTVNRKVACLRSYYKFLLRTGRIEANPMLRITAPKMAKKLPEFVPEEALNGLLNTFEFGDDFAGQRDQLVLEMLYGTGIRLSELIGIHADDVSLGASTVRVTGKGNKQRLVPLNPTLKLVIERYQARRAHEFGAAGGPLLLTDKGEAMYEKFVYRTVKRYLSQITTSGAQQHPHALRHAFATHLLGKGADLNSIKELLGHASLAATQVYTHLSVDRLKSVFKQAHPRA; this is translated from the coding sequence ATGGATGCTTTTCTCGGTTTTTTGCGCTTTGAGCGGCGCTATAGTCCGCATACGCTGGTGTCGTACCAAACGGACCTGGGCCAGTTTGCCGCCTACCTGAAATCGGCCTACGAGCTGGCCGACCCCGCCCAGGCCACGCACCCGCTCATCCGGGGCTGGGTGGTGGAGCTGATGCAGGAAAATCTGGACCCGCGCACCGTGAACCGCAAAGTGGCCTGCCTGCGCTCATACTACAAGTTCCTGCTGCGCACCGGCCGCATCGAGGCCAACCCCATGCTGCGCATCACGGCCCCCAAAATGGCGAAGAAGCTGCCCGAATTCGTGCCCGAAGAGGCGCTGAACGGCTTGCTGAATACCTTCGAGTTTGGAGATGACTTTGCCGGCCAGCGCGACCAACTGGTGCTTGAAATGCTATACGGCACGGGCATTCGCCTTTCGGAGCTCATCGGCATTCATGCCGATGATGTGAGCTTGGGGGCCAGCACCGTGCGCGTAACCGGCAAGGGTAATAAGCAGCGCCTTGTGCCCCTCAACCCCACACTGAAGCTCGTGATAGAGCGCTACCAGGCCCGGCGGGCGCATGAGTTCGGCGCCGCCGGCGGCCCGCTGCTGCTCACCGACAAGGGCGAGGCCATGTACGAAAAGTTCGTGTACCGTACCGTGAAGCGCTACCTGAGCCAGATTACTACTTCTGGCGCGCAGCAGCACCCGCACGCGTTGCGCCACGCCTTTGCCACGCACCTACTGGGCAAGGGTGCCGACCTGAATTCCATTAAAGAGTTGCTGGGCCATGCCAGTCTGGCGGCCACGCAGGTGTACACGCACTTGTCTGTCGACCGCCTGAAATCCGTATTTAAACAGGCCCACCCACGGGCCTGA
- the rpsU gene encoding 30S ribosomal protein S21 codes for MIIIQIKDNESVDRALKRFKKKFERTGVLKELRRRTFFQKPSITQRKMKQKAVYKLATYGQPGE; via the coding sequence ATGATTATCATTCAAATCAAAGACAACGAATCGGTTGACCGCGCTCTGAAGCGTTTCAAAAAGAAATTCGAGCGCACCGGCGTTCTGAAAGAGCTGCGTCGTCGCACCTTTTTCCAGAAGCCCAGCATCACCCAGCGCAAGATGAAGCAGAAGGCTGTTTACAAGCTCGCCACCTACGGCCAGCCCGGCGAATAG
- a CDS encoding acyl-CoA dehydrogenase family protein: MEAVATENQTMIAQMVRDFGAQHIKPDMMKWDESQEFPIHVFHKLGELGLMGVLVPQEYGGAGFGYVEYVTAIAELSKIDGSIGLSMAAHNSLCTGHILQHASEEQKQKYLPKLASGEWIGAWGLTEPNTGSDAGNMRTTAVLDESGENYIINGAKNFITHGKSGNVAVVIVRTGEVGDSHGMTAFIIERGTPGFEAGRKEDKLGMRASETTELIFTDCKVPKENVIGKVGDGFVQSLKVLDGGRISIAALSLGIAQGAMEAATKYSKERHQFNQPISNFQGIAFKLADMATEIEAASLLTYRAADMKDRGLNVNLESAMAKLYASEVCVRTANEGVQIFGGYGYTKDYPAEKYYRDAKLCTIGEGTSEIQKLVIARALLK; the protein is encoded by the coding sequence ATGGAAGCCGTAGCCACCGAAAACCAAACCATGATAGCGCAGATGGTGCGCGACTTTGGTGCCCAGCACATCAAGCCCGATATGATGAAATGGGATGAGAGCCAGGAGTTTCCCATCCATGTGTTTCACAAGCTCGGCGAGCTGGGCCTGATGGGCGTGCTCGTGCCCCAGGAGTACGGCGGAGCCGGTTTTGGCTACGTCGAGTACGTGACGGCCATTGCCGAGCTGTCCAAGATTGATGGCAGTATTGGCCTGAGCATGGCGGCCCACAACTCGCTCTGCACCGGTCACATCCTCCAGCATGCTTCTGAAGAGCAGAAGCAGAAATATCTGCCCAAGCTGGCCTCCGGCGAATGGATTGGCGCCTGGGGCCTCACCGAGCCTAACACCGGCTCCGATGCCGGCAACATGCGCACCACCGCCGTGCTCGACGAGAGCGGCGAAAACTACATTATCAACGGTGCAAAAAACTTCATCACGCACGGCAAATCCGGCAACGTGGCCGTGGTTATCGTGCGGACTGGCGAAGTGGGCGACTCGCACGGCATGACGGCCTTCATCATTGAGCGCGGCACGCCGGGCTTTGAGGCCGGCCGCAAGGAAGACAAGCTGGGCATGCGCGCTTCCGAAACCACCGAGCTGATTTTTACCGACTGCAAAGTGCCGAAGGAAAACGTCATTGGTAAGGTAGGCGACGGCTTTGTGCAAAGCTTGAAAGTGCTCGACGGCGGTCGCATCAGCATTGCGGCCCTCAGCCTGGGCATCGCCCAGGGGGCTATGGAGGCCGCCACCAAGTACAGCAAGGAGCGCCACCAGTTCAACCAGCCCATCAGCAACTTCCAGGGCATTGCCTTTAAGCTGGCCGATATGGCGACCGAGATTGAAGCCGCCAGCCTGCTCACCTACCGCGCTGCCGACATGAAGGACCGTGGCCTGAACGTGAACCTGGAGTCGGCCATGGCCAAACTTTACGCTTCGGAAGTATGCGTGCGCACTGCCAACGAAGGCGTTCAAATCTTCGGTGGCTACGGCTACACCAAGGATTACCCGGCCGAAAAATATTACCGTGACGCCAAGCTTTGCACCATCGGCGAGGGTACCAGCGAAATTCAGAAGCTGGTGATTGCCCGCGCTCTGCTTAAGTAA
- a CDS encoding polysaccharide biosynthesis/export family protein, translating to MPTFPFRRLKQFGLLALPTLLLFSSCVSTRYYNQRTMFRLTDSQGRQLDSTKLRLAVNRTARNYLIQPNDFLEVRVNTNKGERILDPNGELQFGQPSGALPSRSTGAAASPSSGGGNARAAGGQRATGQTAGSATAGSEFLVQADGTVVLPLVNRVKVSGLSLLQADSILQIRYNEFYKESFVTTRVTNNRVFMLGATGGQVITLANDNMNLIEVLALAGGIDGGGGGGGGGGFYRYGGKASNIRIIRGDLKNPRIQQVDLTTLEGMRRANLQMEPNDIVYVEPVHRPVLETLADAAPIISFTSLILTTTLFIYSIVKR from the coding sequence ATGCCGACATTTCCCTTTCGTCGCCTCAAGCAGTTCGGACTGCTGGCCCTGCCCACGCTGCTGCTTTTTTCGTCGTGCGTTTCTACTCGCTACTACAACCAGCGCACCATGTTCCGGCTTACCGACAGCCAAGGCCGTCAGCTGGACAGCACCAAGCTGCGCCTGGCCGTGAACCGTACGGCGCGCAATTACCTCATCCAGCCCAACGATTTTCTGGAAGTGCGGGTGAATACCAACAAGGGCGAGCGCATTCTGGACCCCAACGGCGAATTACAGTTTGGCCAGCCCAGCGGAGCGCTACCCAGCCGTAGCACCGGTGCCGCCGCCAGCCCCAGCAGTGGTGGTGGCAACGCCCGCGCTGCCGGAGGCCAGCGCGCCACGGGCCAGACGGCCGGCAGCGCTACGGCCGGCTCCGAGTTTCTGGTACAAGCAGATGGCACGGTGGTACTGCCGCTGGTGAACCGGGTGAAGGTGAGTGGCTTGTCGTTGCTACAGGCTGACAGTATACTGCAAATCCGTTATAACGAGTTCTATAAAGAGAGCTTTGTAACCACGCGGGTGACCAACAACCGTGTTTTCATGCTGGGCGCTACCGGTGGGCAGGTTATCACGCTGGCCAACGATAACATGAACCTGATTGAGGTGCTGGCCCTGGCCGGCGGAATAGACGGCGGCGGTGGTGGAGGCGGCGGCGGCGGATTCTACCGCTACGGCGGCAAGGCCAGCAATATTCGTATCATCCGGGGCGACTTGAAAAACCCACGTATTCAGCAGGTGGACCTGACCACGCTTGAGGGAATGCGCCGGGCCAACCTGCAAATGGAGCCGAATGATATTGTTTACGTAGAGCCCGTACACCGCCCGGTGCTAGAAACCCTGGCCGACGCGGCACCCATTATCAGCTTCACCTCCCTTATTCTGACGACTACGTTGTTCATATACAGCATTGTAAAAAGATAA
- a CDS encoding polysaccharide biosynthesis tyrosine autokinase has translation MAVNENSELEELIRNANGGAVEPSVVSNAGGNEADDESSSLDLATLVLVARRSLLWMLLLIILGVTASWLYLRYTKPVYKSTSLLKIDERNEGSALGLAGQMGPTVVDKGRGKLAGEVELIKSNIIYRRLKDSLDLDVNYYVQGTVLESEMYGTSPFRVVYKITDNALYNRKFDLKFVNQQRFKLDFTNQNRPQGGEYALGQTIALPGITLQVLPTDKLNIDALESNYHFTVQDDNTLNAYLDKNLTVEIVNPDANTIGISFNDFNAVKAQDIVNKIDSVYLVEKIASKQEATQKQLRFLDKISEENRKSLQDAEDNLQNFVQRSGTYDVKAEVGTLSSKLEKLEEDRIKLAQTLTLLSQVAQMAQQGNLTRDENQTVQQSIPALAEIEDPQLGDQLAELNSLQWNLRRLSRSYTDKTEVVQAEQAKITFTRNNIQRLLLQNQKLLRRGMDELNAQRAKLTGELQSLPEKGTELARLQRPLDLYEKSFLMLLDKKMEFNIEKAGTTADFQILSPASPPSPPIFPNRLIVYAVGLAGGLLLGLGLIAVRYFMHNTVTNVRELERNTRASVLGIIPTYDKEKMEVSRLVVDKNPKSAISESIRSIRTNLDFISSSKKKRLISVTSTISGEGKTFVTVNLGGIIALSGQKVIILDLDMRKPKVNLAFGAENTRGVSTILIDRHNVQECIQPTSIDSLQFISAGPTPPNPSELILSDRFDTMIQELFQLYDVVLIDTPPVGLVTDGILIMRKADIPLYIVRAGYSRKAFIKNMNRLIRSNNFTRMCTILNDAQSGGGYGYGYGYGYDYGYGYGAYGQGYYEEPASKKLTFGEKLKKFFT, from the coding sequence ATGGCCGTAAACGAAAACTCGGAGTTGGAAGAGCTTATCCGAAATGCCAACGGCGGAGCCGTGGAGCCTTCGGTTGTGTCCAACGCCGGAGGAAATGAGGCTGACGATGAATCATCCAGCCTGGATTTGGCCACGTTGGTACTGGTAGCCCGGCGCAGCCTGCTGTGGATGCTCTTGCTGATTATTCTGGGCGTTACGGCCTCGTGGCTGTACCTGCGCTATACTAAGCCGGTGTATAAGTCGACGTCGTTGCTCAAAATCGACGAGCGCAACGAAGGTAGCGCTTTGGGTCTAGCTGGACAGATGGGCCCGACCGTGGTTGACAAAGGCCGCGGCAAGCTGGCTGGCGAGGTGGAGCTGATTAAGTCCAACATCATCTACCGGCGGCTGAAGGACTCGCTGGACTTGGATGTGAACTACTACGTGCAGGGCACGGTGCTGGAGTCGGAAATGTACGGAACCTCTCCTTTCCGCGTAGTCTATAAAATCACTGATAACGCGCTGTATAACCGCAAGTTCGATTTGAAATTTGTGAATCAGCAGCGTTTTAAGCTCGACTTTACCAATCAAAACCGACCACAGGGCGGCGAATACGCGCTAGGGCAGACCATTGCATTGCCCGGCATTACGCTGCAGGTGCTGCCAACAGATAAGCTGAACATAGACGCACTGGAAAGCAATTACCATTTCACGGTGCAGGATGACAACACCCTGAACGCCTATCTGGATAAGAACCTGACTGTTGAGATTGTTAACCCGGACGCCAATACGATTGGCATCTCGTTCAACGATTTCAATGCAGTGAAGGCACAGGACATCGTCAATAAGATTGATTCGGTATACCTCGTCGAAAAAATTGCCAGCAAGCAGGAAGCCACCCAAAAGCAGCTCCGGTTTCTGGATAAGATTTCGGAGGAGAACCGCAAAAGCCTGCAGGATGCCGAAGACAACCTCCAAAATTTCGTGCAGCGCTCCGGCACCTACGATGTGAAGGCCGAGGTAGGGACACTTAGCTCGAAGCTGGAGAAACTGGAAGAGGACCGAATTAAGCTTGCGCAAACGTTGACTTTGCTGAGCCAAGTTGCGCAGATGGCGCAGCAGGGCAACCTCACGCGCGACGAAAACCAGACCGTGCAGCAGAGCATTCCCGCGCTGGCCGAGATTGAAGACCCGCAGCTGGGCGACCAGTTGGCCGAGCTAAACAGCCTGCAGTGGAACCTGCGGCGACTCTCACGCTCCTATACTGATAAAACGGAGGTAGTGCAGGCCGAACAGGCTAAAATCACCTTTACTCGTAACAACATCCAGCGCCTGCTGCTGCAAAACCAGAAGCTGCTGCGCCGCGGCATGGACGAGCTCAACGCCCAGCGCGCCAAGCTGACCGGCGAGCTGCAGAGTCTGCCCGAAAAGGGCACCGAGCTGGCCCGCCTGCAACGCCCGCTGGACTTGTACGAAAAGTCCTTCCTGATGCTGCTGGATAAGAAGATGGAATTCAATATCGAGAAAGCCGGCACCACGGCCGACTTCCAGATTCTGTCACCGGCCTCGCCGCCCTCGCCGCCCATTTTCCCCAATCGGCTCATCGTGTATGCCGTGGGGCTGGCGGGCGGGCTGCTGCTGGGCCTGGGCCTGATTGCGGTGCGCTACTTCATGCACAACACGGTGACCAACGTGCGGGAGCTGGAGCGCAACACCCGAGCCTCGGTGCTGGGCATCATCCCGACCTACGATAAGGAGAAAATGGAAGTGTCGCGCCTGGTGGTGGACAAGAACCCAAAATCGGCCATTTCTGAGTCGATACGCTCCATTCGAACTAACCTGGATTTCATCAGCTCATCCAAAAAGAAACGCCTGATTTCGGTGACGTCTACCATCTCCGGCGAGGGCAAAACCTTTGTCACCGTGAACCTGGGCGGCATCATTGCCCTCTCGGGACAGAAGGTCATCATCCTGGACCTGGACATGCGCAAGCCCAAAGTCAACCTGGCATTTGGGGCCGAAAACACGCGCGGAGTAAGTACCATCCTCATTGACCGGCATAACGTACAGGAATGCATTCAGCCAACAAGTATTGACTCCCTGCAGTTTATCTCGGCCGGCCCGACGCCGCCCAATCCGTCAGAGCTGATTCTGAGCGACCGATTCGATACCATGATTCAGGAGTTGTTCCAATTGTACGATGTCGTTCTAATCGATACGCCTCCCGTGGGTTTGGTCACGGACGGCATTCTCATCATGCGCAAGGCTGATATTCCGCTTTATATTGTGCGGGCCGGCTATTCGCGCAAGGCCTTCATTAAGAACATGAACCGGCTTATTCGCAGCAATAACTTTACGCGCATGTGTACTATCCTCAACGATGCGCAGTCGGGTGGCGGCTATGGTTATGGCTATGGCTATGGCTACGACTACGGCTACGGCTATGGTGCGTATGGCCAGGGCTACTACGAGGAGCCCGCGTCTAAAAAACTGACCTTCGGCGAAAAGCTGAAGAAGTTTTTCACCTAA
- a CDS encoding tyrosine-protein phosphatase has protein sequence MASLWQRLFGGATSASVAPATLAALATDMHSHLLPGLDDGAETVEHSLDLLRALRDLGYRKLVMTPHIMGDFYKNTPEGIRAALKLLREAAAAAGLHDVALECAAEYYLDEFLGQKLADGTEMLTFGGDKRYLLFETSYMNEPLNLFEIIFEMKAQGYQPVLAHPERYTYLYGRFAEIEKMRRDYGVLLQVNLNSLSGYYSPAAKKVAEQLIEGELVDFVGTDTHHLRHTDTLAQRTLVQPYMEKLLRLPLLNNTL, from the coding sequence ATGGCTTCGCTCTGGCAACGTCTTTTTGGCGGGGCGACTTCCGCTTCGGTGGCTCCGGCCACGCTGGCAGCCCTGGCGACCGATATGCATTCGCACCTGCTGCCGGGCCTCGACGACGGGGCTGAAACGGTGGAGCATTCGCTGGACCTACTCCGGGCCTTGCGCGACCTCGGCTACCGCAAACTGGTGATGACGCCCCACATCATGGGCGACTTCTACAAGAATACGCCGGAAGGCATTCGGGCCGCGCTTAAGTTGCTGCGCGAGGCCGCTGCCGCTGCCGGCTTGCACGATGTAGCCCTCGAATGCGCCGCTGAGTACTACCTCGACGAGTTTCTGGGCCAAAAGTTGGCCGATGGGACTGAGATGCTCACCTTCGGCGGCGACAAGCGCTACCTGCTGTTCGAAACCTCGTACATGAACGAGCCGCTTAACCTTTTCGAAATTATTTTCGAGATGAAGGCTCAGGGTTACCAGCCGGTATTGGCTCATCCGGAGCGCTATACGTACCTCTACGGTCGCTTTGCCGAAATCGAGAAGATGCGCCGCGACTACGGTGTGCTGCTCCAAGTGAACCTGAACTCGCTGTCTGGCTACTACTCACCAGCCGCTAAAAAAGTAGCCGAGCAGTTGATTGAGGGCGAACTGGTTGATTTCGTTGGCACCGATACCCACCACCTGCGCCACACCGATACCCTGGCCCAGCGCACGCTCGTGCAGCCATACATGGAAAAGCTGCTTCGGCTTCCTTTGCTGAACAATACGCTTTAG